In Aquimarina sp. TRL1, a single window of DNA contains:
- a CDS encoding 3-oxoacyl-ACP synthase III family protein, producing MIGIKGLGLYMPDAVIPIEELLPTLNEDQKKRIGVQHSMLEEQYTATEMAVEASKRAIEKANIDPLEIDLILSCQAGLPDYLVWQTAGKIQEDLNAKHAGFIDVYQGCCSFIAGMRMARNTLLAEENIRNILVCSGEKWEHVIENRVVGGYVFSDGASAVLMSRGESNNIVKGFGVTGRGDYGNISKMKTGRIDGLKGDNPGDKYYNITGDNPEGLEELKTTNLQNYLDTANKALKDASCTMEDIDFVILPNGRLDFTNKLIQAFGIEHDKTNYKYIATTGDISSADAMVNYQRLLEDGSLQKNQKVLILSQGAGMTWASTILQV from the coding sequence ATGATTGGTATAAAAGGATTAGGGTTATACATGCCAGATGCTGTAATTCCCATAGAAGAACTATTGCCGACGTTGAATGAAGATCAAAAAAAAAGAATCGGGGTTCAACACTCTATGCTAGAAGAGCAATACACCGCTACAGAAATGGCTGTAGAAGCATCAAAAAGAGCCATTGAAAAAGCAAATATTGATCCGTTGGAAATCGATTTGATTTTGAGTTGTCAGGCAGGATTACCAGACTATTTAGTATGGCAGACCGCAGGTAAAATACAAGAAGACTTAAACGCAAAACATGCTGGATTTATAGATGTTTATCAAGGGTGCTGCAGCTTTATAGCAGGAATGAGAATGGCAAGAAATACACTGCTGGCAGAAGAGAATATTAGAAACATTTTGGTATGTTCCGGAGAAAAATGGGAACATGTTATAGAAAATAGAGTTGTAGGAGGATATGTTTTTAGTGATGGGGCTTCTGCAGTATTGATGTCAAGAGGAGAGTCTAATAATATAGTCAAGGGATTTGGAGTGACAGGAAGAGGGGATTATGGAAATATTTCTAAAATGAAAACAGGACGAATTGACGGGCTGAAAGGAGATAATCCAGGAGATAAATATTATAATATAACAGGAGATAATCCAGAAGGATTAGAAGAGTTAAAAACAACCAATCTTCAGAATTATTTAGATACGGCAAATAAAGCATTGAAAGATGCTTCCTGTACTATGGAGGATATTGATTTCGTCATATTACCTAATGGGAGACTCGATTTTACCAATAAGTTAATACAGGCTTTTGGAATAGAACATGATAAAACCAACTATAAATATATAGCTACTACAGGAGATATAAGTTCAGCAGATGCGATGGTTAATTATCAGCGACTGTTAGAAGATGGTTCTCTTCAAAAAAATCAAAAAGTTTTGATATTGTCTCAGGGAGCAGGAATGACTTGGGCATCAACCATATTACAAGTGTAA
- a CDS encoding ABC transporter ATP-binding protein — MKVLEIKNLVKVYKNAEVDVHAIDGVNLSFEEGEFAAIVGPSGSGKTSLLNMIGGLDTPTDGEIYVNKQNIVLLSPSKLIDFRLHNIGFVFQSYNLIPVLTAKENVEFIMELQGKSKQERKERSIELLTAVGLKERINSRPSNLSGGQQQRVAVARALASKPKFVLADEPTANLDSKSTENLLNIMEQLNREEGITFIFSTHDQRVINKARRVITVEDGKIVSDERKTQAKKINRQLESFA; from the coding sequence ATGAAAGTATTAGAAATAAAAAATCTGGTCAAAGTATATAAAAATGCAGAAGTAGATGTTCACGCAATTGATGGAGTAAATTTATCGTTTGAGGAAGGGGAGTTTGCCGCTATTGTAGGACCGTCCGGTTCCGGAAAAACATCTTTGTTAAACATGATTGGAGGGTTAGATACCCCAACAGACGGCGAAATATATGTCAATAAACAAAATATAGTTTTGTTAAGTCCATCTAAACTGATAGATTTTAGACTACATAATATCGGGTTTGTATTTCAGTCATATAACTTGATCCCTGTACTTACAGCAAAAGAAAATGTAGAGTTTATAATGGAGCTACAGGGAAAGAGTAAGCAGGAAAGGAAAGAAAGATCTATAGAATTATTGACTGCAGTAGGTCTGAAAGAAAGAATAAATAGCAGACCATCTAATCTATCAGGGGGGCAACAACAACGAGTAGCTGTAGCTCGGGCATTGGCATCAAAACCAAAGTTCGTTTTGGCAGATGAACCAACCGCAAATCTCGATTCCAAATCCACAGAAAATTTGTTGAATATCATGGAACAATTAAATAGAGAAGAAGGCATTACATTTATATTCTCTACACATGATCAACGAGTAATTAATAAAGCGAGAAGAGTCATTACTGTTGAAGATGGAAAAATCGTATCAGATGAACGAAAAACACAAGCTAAGAAAATAAACAGGCAATTAGAATCCTTTGCATAA
- a CDS encoding 3-oxoacyl-ACP synthase III family protein: METEVKAGIAGIGIYIPDEKVSTKEEAAKVALPGKVFENIGIRTIHKAPENEHPSDMAVKAAKKAIEDAGISEEEIDLIIAVGVFKDYYRWKMSNKVKYEIGAKRAATMDVTGGCAAYYQATEIAANQIEANTGIKTVLITCGEKLFGYGWPTFLSSGGQSVILTKDHPDFRYLSFATSNLIKYHKFGKIPIGGTQKPFTETSVWKDNLIENFDADKDLYYDKVKPIVFQKFLEVATIAMDRIGVSIDDISYMVTLTQQYNFPDKILEVLERPDLPTSKEYSVDLGHFSGGDNYILLDKARKDGKIKKGDLILNMGLGGVAWFASIIQY, from the coding sequence TTGGAGACAGAAGTAAAAGCAGGTATCGCAGGAATAGGAATTTACATTCCTGATGAAAAAGTAAGTACTAAAGAAGAAGCCGCGAAGGTAGCATTACCGGGAAAAGTGTTTGAGAATATAGGGATTCGAACCATACATAAAGCCCCGGAAAATGAGCATCCGTCAGATATGGCAGTAAAAGCTGCTAAAAAGGCGATAGAGGATGCAGGAATTTCTGAAGAGGAGATCGATCTGATTATTGCTGTAGGTGTTTTTAAGGATTATTACCGGTGGAAAATGTCGAATAAAGTCAAGTATGAAATAGGAGCAAAGCGAGCTGCCACCATGGATGTGACAGGAGGCTGTGCCGCATACTATCAGGCGACAGAAATAGCAGCCAATCAAATTGAAGCAAACACTGGTATCAAAACAGTATTGATTACCTGTGGAGAAAAGCTATTTGGGTATGGATGGCCTACATTTTTGAGCTCTGGGGGGCAGTCAGTTATTTTGACAAAAGACCATCCGGACTTTAGGTATTTGAGTTTTGCAACTTCTAACCTGATTAAATACCACAAATTCGGTAAAATTCCCATAGGAGGTACACAGAAACCTTTTACAGAAACATCCGTTTGGAAAGATAATTTAATTGAGAATTTTGATGCGGATAAAGACCTGTATTACGATAAAGTAAAACCCATAGTATTTCAAAAGTTTTTAGAAGTAGCTACCATAGCCATGGACAGGATTGGAGTTTCTATAGATGATATTAGTTACATGGTTACCTTGACACAGCAGTATAATTTTCCGGATAAAATACTGGAAGTATTAGAGCGACCAGATTTGCCGACATCAAAAGAATATTCGGTAGACCTGGGACATTTTAGTGGAGGAGATAATTACATCTTATTAGATAAAGCCAGAAAAGACGGCAAAATAAAAAAAGGGGATCTCATCCTCAATATGGGATTAGGGGGAGTAGCTTGGTTTGCTTCCATTATTCAGTACTAA
- a CDS encoding FtsX-like permease family protein: MIWSISWRNIWRSKTRSLVIISAIALGIFAGVFIIAFLYGWVNQRIDNVIKTEVSHIQIHQREYMRTNDVHRFIPSAQKVRDEILEEKEVQGVSARLISNAMIASAESKSGIQLIGVTPEEEQKVTDLHTKIVAGKYFEGIKRNPVVIGQKLAKKLNVKLRSKIVLTISELDGTLTKAAFRIAGIYKTSNTANDELKVYALAKDMKKVIKAEGEITHEIAILLNKNNIENKVVQQLQNKFPQLEVAPWTTLIPEIKMINENMNVMTYVFVGIILLALGFGIINTMLMVILERIKELGMIMAIGMNKLKIFLMIVVETVYLAIVGGSIGIVLAVILITITHKTGIDLSVWTEGLQATGFDTIIYPEIQLMEVLKVALLVVITGIIASIYPARKAIKLNPSEALRVD; this comes from the coding sequence ATGATTTGGTCAATATCATGGCGAAATATTTGGCGAAGTAAAACCAGAAGTCTGGTGATTATTTCTGCAATTGCACTAGGCATATTTGCAGGTGTGTTTATCATTGCGTTTTTATACGGATGGGTGAATCAAAGAATAGATAATGTGATTAAAACGGAGGTGTCTCATATTCAGATTCACCAACGAGAATATATGAGAACAAATGATGTACATCGTTTTATTCCCTCTGCTCAGAAGGTAAGAGATGAGATCCTGGAAGAAAAAGAAGTACAGGGAGTGTCAGCAAGATTAATTAGCAATGCAATGATTGCTTCGGCAGAGTCAAAATCAGGAATTCAACTGATAGGAGTTACCCCTGAAGAAGAACAAAAAGTTACAGATCTGCATACTAAAATCGTAGCAGGGAAGTATTTTGAAGGGATTAAAAGAAACCCAGTCGTAATTGGGCAGAAATTAGCCAAAAAATTAAATGTAAAGCTTCGCTCTAAGATTGTACTGACCATTTCAGAATTGGATGGAACACTCACCAAAGCGGCTTTTAGAATTGCAGGAATATATAAAACATCAAATACGGCTAATGATGAGTTAAAAGTGTATGCTTTAGCAAAAGATATGAAAAAAGTGATTAAAGCAGAAGGAGAAATAACACACGAAATAGCCATTTTGCTCAATAAGAATAATATAGAGAATAAGGTGGTACAACAGTTACAGAACAAATTCCCTCAGTTAGAAGTGGCTCCCTGGACAACATTGATTCCCGAAATAAAAATGATTAACGAGAATATGAATGTAATGACATATGTTTTTGTAGGAATTATTTTACTGGCACTTGGTTTTGGAATTATAAATACCATGTTGATGGTCATATTAGAACGAATAAAAGAACTGGGAATGATCATGGCAATAGGAATGAATAAATTAAAAATATTCTTAATGATCGTCGTGGAAACAGTATATCTGGCAATAGTAGGAGGAAGCATAGGGATTGTATTAGCAGTAATATTGATAACCATTACCCATAAAACAGGGATTGACTTATCAGTATGGACAGAAGGTTTACAAGCAACAGGATTTGATACGATCATCTATCCGGAAATTCAGTTAATGGAAGTGTTGAAGGTTGCTCTTCTGGTAGTGATCACGGGAATTATAGCCTCCATCTATCCAGCTAGAAAAGCTATTAAACTGAATCCTTCCGAAGCATTAAGAGTAGATTGA
- a CDS encoding GNAT family N-acetyltransferase, translated as MNTMERKNIDNLVSIWELVGNQFEAYKDSEEYACVFIENSNWPNRLWFKERITKTGIENVENQLKKVGAPMILPFWDLYDIIPSDFFDKKGYTIAFEQIAMYYTLGNQFTDTIGVTLHKVQTEEEASQWAIAFESSFGYQIMTEIVYKTSDKIAYYVVKENKRVVGTVLLHNTEDVMGIHSLGILPEERKKGYADQIMKKSLNIAQDQGCKHAVLQASSMGRSLYLRLGFKEQFLIKNYESLKR; from the coding sequence ATGAATACAATGGAGAGAAAAAACATAGATAACTTAGTATCCATCTGGGAACTTGTAGGGAATCAATTTGAAGCATATAAAGATTCAGAAGAATATGCCTGTGTATTCATAGAAAATAGTAATTGGCCAAATAGATTATGGTTTAAGGAAAGAATAACGAAGACAGGTATTGAGAATGTAGAAAATCAATTGAAGAAAGTCGGAGCGCCAATGATACTTCCTTTTTGGGATTTGTATGATATAATTCCCTCTGATTTTTTTGACAAAAAAGGATATACAATTGCATTCGAACAAATAGCAATGTATTATACACTAGGTAATCAATTTACAGATACTATTGGAGTTACGCTCCACAAAGTCCAGACTGAGGAAGAAGCAAGTCAGTGGGCTATTGCATTTGAGAGTTCTTTTGGCTATCAGATCATGACCGAAATTGTATATAAAACAAGTGATAAGATAGCATACTATGTGGTAAAAGAAAATAAGCGCGTAGTAGGAACCGTATTATTGCATAATACAGAAGATGTGATGGGAATACATTCGCTGGGAATTTTACCTGAGGAAAGAAAAAAAGGGTATGCAGATCAAATCATGAAAAAATCATTAAATATAGCACAAGATCAAGGCTGCAAACATGCTGTTTTACAGGCTTCTTCAATGGGGAGATCACTATATCTCAGACTGGGATTTAAAGAACAATTTTTGATCAAAAATTATGAGTCTCTTAAGAGATAA
- a CDS encoding 3-oxoacyl-ACP synthase III family protein: MNNVSIIGSGSYVPENIVTNKDLEKTLDTTDEWIVQKTGIKERRIAPADMLTSDMAAYAARNALSTYSINPEDIDLIVLATNMSDHLSPACAVKVQEKIGAINACAFDIRVGGCPGIIYAMSVAYQYIASGTYKTVLALSADMNSKVVNWEDRKTCVFLGDGASAFVLQQSERPGIKNIKLHTSPKGYYDAFIPAGGIAEPITTDNITSGRQYFTMNGRNIWEYATTVFPATVHELLEEGNLDIEDVNFVIPHQANLNIIKEGLRQLAVPLEKTIINIDRYANTGGSSVGIAFAEGIEKGIIKKGDTIILVAFGAGYSWGGMLLELH, translated from the coding sequence ATGAATAATGTTAGTATCATCGGATCTGGTTCCTATGTTCCGGAAAATATTGTAACAAATAAGGATCTCGAGAAGACATTGGACACCACAGATGAATGGATCGTCCAGAAAACAGGAATAAAAGAAAGGAGAATTGCTCCTGCAGATATGTTGACATCGGATATGGCTGCCTATGCTGCCAGAAACGCATTGAGTACGTATTCGATAAACCCGGAGGATATTGATTTGATTGTTTTAGCTACCAATATGTCAGATCACCTAAGCCCAGCTTGTGCTGTAAAAGTTCAGGAGAAAATAGGAGCTATAAATGCTTGCGCTTTTGATATAAGAGTTGGCGGATGTCCTGGAATTATTTATGCAATGTCTGTTGCATATCAATATATAGCAAGTGGAACTTATAAAACAGTCTTGGCACTTTCCGCAGATATGAACTCTAAAGTAGTGAATTGGGAAGATCGAAAAACCTGTGTATTCCTGGGGGATGGAGCCTCTGCTTTTGTACTTCAGCAAAGTGAAAGACCAGGAATTAAAAATATAAAATTACATACAAGCCCTAAAGGGTATTATGATGCATTTATTCCAGCAGGAGGTATTGCAGAACCGATCACTACCGATAATATAACATCCGGGCGACAGTATTTTACAATGAATGGAAGAAATATTTGGGAATATGCAACAACAGTATTTCCAGCAACAGTTCATGAACTATTAGAAGAAGGAAACCTGGATATAGAAGATGTTAATTTCGTGATTCCGCATCAGGCAAATCTGAATATTATAAAAGAAGGATTACGTCAGTTAGCTGTGCCTTTAGAAAAAACAATTATCAATATAGATCGCTATGCGAATACAGGAGGATCTTCTGTAGGAATTGCTTTTGCAGAAGGGATCGAAAAAGGAATCATAAAAAAAGGAGATACAATAATATTGGTAGCTTTTGGTGCAGGATACTCCTGGGGAGGAATGCTACTGGAACTACATTAA
- a CDS encoding DMT family transporter, with protein MNYFNLILLAFLGGVFLAIQGALNARLGVLLKSPLLATVIAYGVSVLFALICVFFKKGTLPTVGTVRNIPFYMWFSGGVFSVVGILLYYYTIPRLGVGTMISFGLCGQLILAVIAGHFGWLQLPEEPLTLKKIIGVVTMIVGIVLINIK; from the coding sequence TTGAACTACTTTAATTTAATTTTGTTAGCATTTTTAGGAGGTGTTTTTTTGGCAATACAAGGGGCATTAAACGCTCGTTTGGGAGTGTTGTTAAAATCTCCTTTACTGGCAACTGTGATAGCGTATGGGGTAAGTGTGTTATTTGCATTGATTTGTGTGTTCTTCAAGAAAGGAACTTTGCCTACAGTTGGGACCGTTAGGAATATTCCATTTTATATGTGGTTTTCAGGAGGGGTTTTTAGTGTGGTTGGAATTTTGTTATACTACTATACAATTCCCAGATTAGGAGTTGGTACCATGATTTCTTTTGGACTTTGCGGTCAGCTAATTCTGGCAGTGATAGCTGGGCATTTCGGATGGCTTCAGTTACCAGAAGAACCGCTGACACTGAAAAAAATAATTGGAGTAGTAACGATGATTGTCGGAATAGTACTAATTAATATTAAATGA
- a CDS encoding DUF2452 domain-containing protein codes for MEKKQKKPDSIVFDEETEKYDASLKPYATDMGAPVITITDTAAWKNANINKVNNQVKAKFEELKKEYDALMEKYAYNDLIYNAKFNFEPVVGKIYHLYKDKTEQPYLSIIAPEECNFEHLGSFRLNADKMWEKIQKNDN; via the coding sequence ATGGAGAAGAAACAGAAAAAACCGGATTCGATAGTATTTGATGAAGAAACAGAAAAGTATGACGCTTCTTTAAAACCATATGCAACTGATATGGGAGCTCCTGTTATTACAATCACCGATACGGCTGCCTGGAAAAATGCAAATATCAATAAAGTAAATAATCAGGTAAAAGCAAAGTTCGAAGAATTGAAAAAAGAATACGATGCATTAATGGAAAAATATGCATATAATGATCTTATCTATAACGCGAAGTTTAATTTTGAACCGGTAGTTGGGAAAATATATCATTTGTATAAAGATAAAACGGAACAACCTTATTTGTCAATTATAGCTCCAGAGGAATGTAATTTTGAACATTTGGGAAGTTTCCGGCTGAATGCGGATAAAATGTGGGAAAAAATCCAGAAAAATGATAATTAA
- a CDS encoding FtsX-like permease family protein, which produces MNELSMAWKNLWRNKRRTIITVASIFFGVVLSTVMSSLQDGTYSNMIKMSVKLSSGYIQVQHPKFHEKKSINTIFSPTDTFISSIEEVKTVKTITKRLESFALFSSEANTRGGAVIGIEPSKDKETSNIQHWVSEGTFLEKGDTGILLTKNTAKNLKVGVKDTVVLISQGYHGVSAAAKYPVKGIITFSTPQMNNLGAFVDLKLAQQFFSAEDKISSIMIMVDDYNSVPSTVQQIKDLSDNQYNVLDWKEINPEIVQFIESDKSGGLVMIGVLYIVIGFGIFGTIIMMVAERKRELGVMISIGMQRMRLYTILFYETILIGIIGVVAGFLVSVPVIFLFRKNPIKLPPELAETYAQYGFEPYFFFGTTPSVFMNQIFIVFLITLMISLYPILKVRKLKITEALRS; this is translated from the coding sequence ATGAATGAATTATCCATGGCATGGAAAAACCTTTGGAGGAATAAAAGAAGAACTATAATTACGGTAGCTTCTATCTTTTTCGGGGTCGTATTGTCTACGGTTATGAGTTCTCTACAGGATGGAACCTATAGTAATATGATCAAGATGTCGGTCAAACTATCATCAGGTTATATTCAGGTTCAACATCCAAAATTTCATGAAAAAAAGTCGATTAATACTATTTTCTCTCCAACGGATACTTTTATATCTTCAATAGAAGAGGTTAAAACAGTAAAAACAATTACCAAACGACTAGAATCATTTGCCTTATTCTCATCAGAAGCCAATACCCGAGGTGGGGCGGTGATAGGGATAGAGCCATCAAAAGATAAAGAGACCTCTAACATACAGCATTGGGTATCAGAAGGAACATTTTTAGAAAAAGGAGATACAGGAATCTTATTGACCAAAAACACAGCAAAAAATCTGAAGGTTGGAGTAAAAGATACTGTAGTGCTGATCAGCCAGGGGTATCATGGGGTTTCTGCTGCAGCAAAATACCCTGTAAAAGGAATTATCACATTTTCGACCCCACAGATGAATAACCTGGGAGCTTTTGTCGATTTAAAATTAGCGCAACAGTTTTTTTCTGCCGAAGATAAAATCTCATCTATTATGATTATGGTAGATGATTATAATAGTGTTCCCTCTACAGTTCAACAAATAAAAGACTTATCCGATAATCAGTATAATGTGTTGGATTGGAAAGAAATAAACCCGGAAATTGTCCAGTTTATTGAGAGTGATAAATCCGGAGGGTTAGTAATGATCGGAGTGTTGTATATCGTTATTGGTTTCGGAATTTTTGGAACAATTATTATGATGGTAGCAGAGCGAAAAAGAGAATTGGGAGTAATGATTTCTATCGGAATGCAACGCATGCGATTATACACAATTTTGTTTTATGAAACCATCCTTATAGGAATTATAGGAGTTGTTGCAGGGTTTTTAGTAAGTGTTCCTGTTATATTTCTTTTTAGAAAGAACCCTATTAAGTTACCTCCTGAGCTAGCAGAAACCTATGCTCAATATGGATTCGAACCATATTTTTTCTTCGGAACGACTCCGTCTGTTTTTATGAATCAAATTTTTATCGTGTTTCTGATTACATTGATGATTTCTCTTTATCCGATTCTGAAAGTCAGAAAATTAAAAATAACAGAAGCCCTGAGGAGTTAA
- a CDS encoding outer membrane lipoprotein-sorting protein: protein MKQIKTIIWIAIPVVLCLFSTASTAQDATEIIKKADQKWNGEKSSRGQMTMTIVRPEWKRTIVFKVWTLGDAYSMTLITKPAKEAGQTFLKREKEMWNWMPSIGRMIKLPPSMMGDGWMGSDYTNDDILKESSMVTDFVHTIIKEETIDEIPCWVIEMKPKEDAAIVWGKVVKWISKDEEYLMLKSTYYDEDDILVKTEYGKEIKDIGGRKLPTRIEIIPAEKDNQKTILITNEIEFNIPIKSGFFSQQQMKRLRK, encoded by the coding sequence ATGAAACAAATAAAAACGATCATATGGATCGCCATACCAGTAGTATTATGTCTTTTTTCGACAGCTTCAACAGCACAGGATGCTACAGAAATAATAAAGAAAGCAGATCAAAAATGGAATGGGGAGAAATCCAGCCGGGGACAAATGACAATGACCATTGTACGACCTGAGTGGAAACGGACCATTGTTTTTAAAGTTTGGACATTAGGAGATGCCTATTCTATGACATTGATCACTAAACCGGCAAAAGAGGCAGGGCAAACATTTCTAAAAAGAGAAAAAGAGATGTGGAACTGGATGCCGTCCATTGGAAGGATGATTAAACTGCCTCCATCAATGATGGGTGATGGTTGGATGGGATCAGACTATACGAATGATGACATCTTAAAAGAATCTTCCATGGTCACTGATTTTGTACATACGATTATAAAAGAAGAGACAATTGATGAAATTCCTTGTTGGGTTATCGAAATGAAACCCAAAGAAGACGCTGCTATTGTATGGGGTAAGGTCGTTAAGTGGATTAGTAAGGATGAAGAATATCTAATGCTGAAATCAACATATTATGATGAAGATGATATCTTGGTTAAGACAGAATATGGGAAAGAGATTAAAGATATTGGAGGAAGAAAATTACCGACACGAATAGAAATCATTCCGGCAGAAAAAGACAATCAAAAAACAATTTTGATAACTAATGAGATCGAATTTAATATACCTATAAAGAGTGGGTTTTTCTCTCAGCAACAAATGAAACGATTAAGAAAATAA
- a CDS encoding alpha/beta fold hydrolase: MPHTIHPPTTLDPTTTVVEKHIADLGKIYLEYTISGKKNGQAILFVHGLGANQSQFEYQHPFFNETYCVIAVSLRGHGNSSPPKKMRISDFRLKRLCKDLITLLQELHIEKIHYVGNSMGGNIGYEMLKSYPEKLLSLTTFGTTAYLKKSPFVVGLIKLVYQVVGTKTLSHLSNAAGITPYSKQKIKDMIAATQTLTVMNLIPHLRKINYLKTIKKSRTRAMIIRGNMDDEINNVLESTITCFLLRGNFELKELKNAGHFANLDDPENFNHTLLSFLKTV; this comes from the coding sequence ATGCCTCATACAATACATCCCCCAACCACACTTGACCCTACGACTACGGTAGTGGAGAAACACATTGCTGATCTCGGAAAAATATATTTGGAGTATACTATCTCTGGAAAGAAAAATGGACAAGCCATTTTATTTGTTCACGGGTTAGGTGCTAATCAAAGTCAATTTGAGTATCAACACCCTTTTTTTAACGAGACATATTGTGTAATTGCTGTCAGCCTAAGAGGTCACGGGAATTCCTCTCCTCCAAAAAAAATGAGAATTTCTGATTTTAGATTAAAAAGGCTTTGCAAAGACTTAATTACATTGCTTCAAGAATTACATATAGAGAAAATACATTACGTAGGAAACTCTATGGGAGGAAATATCGGTTATGAAATGCTAAAATCATATCCGGAAAAATTACTTTCACTAACAACTTTCGGTACAACTGCATACCTAAAAAAATCCCCTTTTGTCGTCGGACTTATTAAATTAGTCTATCAGGTAGTTGGAACAAAGACGCTCAGTCATTTATCTAACGCTGCAGGAATAACTCCATATTCCAAACAAAAAATAAAGGATATGATCGCTGCTACTCAAACATTAACCGTGATGAATCTAATTCCACATTTACGAAAAATAAATTATCTCAAAACCATAAAAAAATCCAGAACAAGAGCTATGATCATCAGGGGGAATATGGATGATGAAATAAATAATGTTCTGGAGAGTACAATTACCTGTTTTCTTTTACGAGGTAACTTTGAATTAAAAGAATTAAAAAACGCAGGTCATTTTGCTAATCTGGATGATCCTGAAAATTTTAATCATACACTTTTATCTTTTCTAAAAACTGTATAG
- a CDS encoding VOC family protein, whose product MERLDHVLIRVDNLETGIGDFRKEGFTVYPGEKGYNAMIYFKDHSFIELVAPSRFPGIYTLLARIGFFSLLGTAFRRIGTYAVWKERFLDYSVYSSAIEKQHTDVQNRSSKLLKMNKKNKNGDTIYWRLFAPKERSFPFVMSDYSPYKYPDKTAHTHDNGVEGIEELVISVNENLKSYLERLSTFFNIRLSDFIEGAEMHSLVTSNTRITYVIGNKNKIVRLVLKGENSLPALEKYKVFGIGEKKRK is encoded by the coding sequence ATGGAAAGATTAGATCATGTCCTGATCAGAGTTGATAATCTGGAAACGGGGATTGGCGACTTTAGAAAAGAAGGTTTTACAGTATATCCTGGAGAAAAAGGATATAATGCAATGATTTATTTTAAGGATCATAGCTTTATAGAATTAGTAGCTCCAAGTCGCTTTCCGGGAATATATACGCTTCTTGCCAGAATTGGTTTTTTCTCCTTATTAGGAACCGCATTTAGAAGAATAGGAACTTATGCTGTCTGGAAAGAGAGGTTCTTGGATTATTCCGTCTATAGTTCGGCAATAGAAAAACAACATACGGATGTACAAAATAGGTCATCAAAACTTCTGAAAATGAATAAGAAAAATAAAAATGGAGACACGATTTATTGGCGATTATTTGCCCCCAAAGAAAGAAGCTTCCCCTTTGTGATGTCTGATTATAGCCCGTATAAATACCCTGATAAAACTGCACATACTCATGATAACGGAGTAGAAGGAATTGAGGAACTAGTAATATCGGTGAACGAAAACCTGAAAAGTTATTTAGAAAGACTCAGTACTTTTTTTAATATTCGGTTATCTGACTTTATTGAGGGGGCTGAGATGCATTCATTAGTTACTTCTAATACCAGAATTACATATGTAATAGGAAACAAAAATAAGATTGTACGATTGGTTTTAAAAGGAGAGAATTCGCTTCCTGCTTTAGAAAAATATAAGGTTTTCGGTATAGGGGAAAAGAAGAGGAAATAG